A stretch of the Ostrea edulis chromosome 9, xbOstEdul1.1, whole genome shotgun sequence genome encodes the following:
- the LOC125677971 gene encoding cell death abnormality protein 1-like isoform X2, whose protein sequence is MHCLAFLLISLDLIKARELGNCGVKGDQLQCCNNYMLKNGKCIECPPGKFGKSCSENCPDGYYGKFCSSKCTCSEGQICYYKKGCIQSPERSKANYDACLQNEPRMGNRSCCVNERTVGNQCQECWKGWFGKDCKYPCPIRRYGRFCLGTCNCTMNEICNRETGCIDTTDATTSKSPDVGNMMVLLTGVNGSSLIPWERGTFCIYYYFLLVNPVTHLQIKPSVWL, encoded by the exons ATGCATTGTCTTGCTTTTCTTCTAATCTCGTTGGACCTAATAAAGGCAAGAGAATTGGGTAACTGTGGTGTGAAAGG GGATCAACTGCAATGTTGCAATAATTACATGTTAAAGAACGGAAAGTGTATCG AATGTCCACCTGGTAAATTTGGCAAAAGCTGCTCGGAAAATTGTCCAGATGGGTACTATGGGAAGTTCTGTAGCAGCAAGTGTACTTGCTCTGAGGGACAGATTTGTTACTACAAGAAAGGCTGCATCCAGAGTCCAGAACGTTCCAAAGCAAACTATG ATGCCTGTTTACAGAACGAACCGAGGATGGG GAACAGAAGCTGTTGCGTGAACGAGAGAACTGTGGGAAATCAATGTCAAG AGTGTTGGAAAGGGTGGTTTGGCAAAGACTGTAAATACCCATGTCCTATACGTAGATATGGGCGATTCTGTCTGGGGACGTGcaactgtacaatgaatgaAATCTGTAACCGAGAGACTGGTTGTATAG atACAACAGATGCTACGACGAGTAAAAGCCCAGATGTAGGTAATATGATGGTGTTGTTGACTGGGGTTAATGGAAGTAGTTTGATCCCGTGGGAACGGGGTACATTCTGCATTTATTATTACTTTCTGCTGGTGAATCCTGTAACACATCTCCAGATAAAACCCAGCGTGTGGTTGTAA
- the LOC125677971 gene encoding uncharacterized protein LOC125677971 isoform X1 yields MKQGLSEKSFLIVIMGVSIGIIVTGIVGIVVLKRLTMFRCGETVFKEHKDKRLPSRNELTATALSSTTITDHRENPTVKVSNEPRLTSTKSRTLGPSTYSTLQNPSSSQDLKNTNKQKRPMLILEESCTHRMNGKASTLPISGLKETRVPFNIQDRRPREDYLEEMQSEILKPEGGILTFETDVESKKYNRSKYTIDNEIRVNCELHDFVSTKNETPKTSDDLNSNRYSLVKRM; encoded by the exons ATGAAACAAGGATTATCTGAGAAATCCTTCTTGATTGTTATCATGGGTGTCAGCATTGGGATAATTGTCACTGGCATAGTGGGGATTGTTGTACTAAAGAG aTTGACAATGTTCAGATGTGGGGAGACAGTTTTTAAAGAGCATAAAG ATAAGCGTTTGCCAAGCAGGAACGAGCTTACAGCGACAGCGTTATCGTCGACAACCATTACCGACCACAGAGAAAACCCAACAGTGAAAGTGTCTAATGAACCTCGTCTGACATCAACAAAGAGCCGCACATTAGGTCCTAGTACATATAGCACATTGCAAAATCCCTCAAGTTCACAAGACCTCAAAAACACGAACAAGCAAAAAAGACCCATGCTTATATTGGAAGAAAGTTGCACGCATCGAATGAATGGGAAAGCATCCACCTTGCCAATATCTGGATTAAAAGAAACAAGAGTTCCATTTAACATCCAAGATAGGCGACCAAGGGAGGATTATTTGGAGGAAATGcaatcagaaattttgaaacctGAAGGGGGAATACTAACCTTTGAGACTGATGTCGAGAGTAAAAAATATAATCGTTCAAAATACACAATTGATAATGAGATCAGGGTAAATTGTGAACTGCACGATTTTGTTTCTACAAAGAATGAAACACCCAAAACGTCTGACGATCTGAACTCCAACAGATATAGCCTAGTGAAACGTATGTAA